One Aegilops tauschii subsp. strangulata cultivar AL8/78 chromosome 7, Aet v6.0, whole genome shotgun sequence genomic window carries:
- the LOC141027096 gene encoding uncharacterized protein, which yields MIKVGDYGEILSDDTVHALQLLDTPAAQEPECCSLSQHAVSGHEAPSTIRLRAQVGDQVMLLLVDSGSTHSFISEAFVAHVSVQPEALPAVSVRVANGQRLHCDKIVRSLPWQVPGHTFHTDLRVLQLSAYDGVLGMDWLSQHSPMNCHWQLKTISFQTEGKTVHLQGVRASELHPISELDAYELHRMEVANDIWIAALVTVERVDKQPNTAVPPRIQKVLKEFDDIFAEPTALPPRHQYDHGIHLEPGATPINTRPYQYSPAQKDEIEK from the coding sequence ATGATTAAAGTAGGTGACTATGGAGAGATCTTATCGGATGATACGGTTCACGCTCTGCAGCTGCTTGACACCCCAGCGGCTCAGGAACCTGAATGCTGCTCCCTGTCTCAACACGCGGTCTCCGGGCACGAAGCGCCATCAACCATCCGTTTGAGGGCTCAAGTGGGAGATCAGGTGATGCTGCTATTGGTGGATTCGGGCAGCACCCACAGCTTTATCAGTGAAGCTTTCGTTGCTCACGTGTCAGTTCAACCTGAAGCTCTTCCAGCAGTTTCAGTGCGTGTAGCAAATGGACAGCGCCTTCACTGCGACAAGATTGTCCGGTCACTGCCCTGGCAAGTACCTGGACACACATTTCACACAGATTTGCGCGTACTACAGCTCAGCGCGTACGATGGGGTCTTGGGGATGGACTGGCTGTCTCAACACAGCCCTATGAACTGCCATTGGCAACTGAAAACTATCTCATTTCAAACTGAAGGGAAAACAGTGCACCTGCAAGGAGTTCGAGCAAGCGAATTGCACCCAATCTCGGAACTGGACGCTTATGAACTGCACCGTATGGAGGTTGCCAATGATATCTGGATTGCTGCCTTAGTCACTGTCGAGCGAGTGGATAAGCAGCCCAACACCGCAGTGCCACCCAGAATTCAGAAAGTACTGAAGGAGTTCGACGACATCTTTGCTGAACCCACTGCCCTACCACCGCGTCATCAATATGATCACGGCATTCACCTGGAGCCTGGCGCTACTCCTATCAACACCAGACCGTACCAGTACTCTCCCGCCCAGAAGGACGAAATTGAGAAATAG